The DNA window ATCAGCGACGAGGAGCTGGAGACCGGCCTGCAGATTCTGGAAGAAGCACTGGCGGCTGCGGCCGCCTGAATGAAGCCACGAAAGCATGGCACGTATGGAATGTGCTCGGAGGTACTTGGTTTTGGGATGTCGCCGTATCTTGTCTGCTTCGCAAGGTAGTGGCGCGCCCGGCGGGACTTGAACCCACGGCCTTTGGCTCCGCAGGCCAACGCTCTATCCACTGAGCTACGGGCGCGCACGCAAGGAGCCAACCGCAGGCCGATTATAACACGTCCGATCCGCCCTCCGCAGTCGCACGGCTCCGGCGAAACGCGGTATGGGCGAATATGGTAGAGTAGACGTTACGCTTCCGGGGTACTCTCCCCGGTAGCATCTCATCCCAGGCGACAAGAAGGTGCGATTATGAGAGGGGTTGCGTGGGCCGTGCTGGTGGTCCTGGCCCTGCTGGGGGAACCGGCTTTCGCCCAGGCCAATACGACTATCTCCGCCGGAGTGCACGTGGCCGGCGTGCGGATCGGGGGGGTGGCGAGCGAGGCCATCGCGGCCTTCGGCAGCCTCTACAACCAGGCCGACTCGCGCTCCGGGAAATACACGCTGTACGAGTGGCCGCTGCGGCCCTTCGTCGTCATCACCGAGAAGGAGTCGGGGCGCATCGTCCTCTGCGTGATCGTCCTGAGCGACCTCTACCGGACCGACAAAGGGAACATCACCGGCGGCAGCGAGCGGGCGGCGGTGGAGGCGGCCTACGGCCGGGAGTTCACCACCGAGGAGGACGAGAGCTCGACCACCCTGGTCTACGACGGCCAGGGGATCGCCTTCGACATCGGCAAGCGGGGGGCGATGAGCGGCCGCGTCGTCCAGATCGTCGTCTTCGTCCCCGGCCAGTGGAAGGCCATCACCCAGGGATTGTAGGGCCGGACGGCGGGTGTGGTAGGATAGATGCGTCCGGAGGGGTGACCGAGTCGGCCGAAGGTAGCCGCCTGCTAAGCGGTTGAGCGGGCAAAACCCGCTCCGTGGGTTCGAATCCCACCCCCTCCGCCAGGTCCGGCCGGCCAGGTCTAGCCGCAGGGCTCTTGGGGAATCCCTCAGATAAGGGAGCTCCGTCCCCCGCTACCCCCTCCAACGCAGACCCGTTACCCCCGCGGAGCTCCCTTTAGTGTTTGGCGCGGAGGTCAACCGGGGGAAGGCGGCGGGCCGCGGCCCGCCGTCGAAGTGCTCCGCCCAGGCGGCCAGCTCCTTGCGGAACCGCTCCAGCTCGAGCCCCAGGTAGGTGGCCGGGTAAGAAGCCAGCCGTCCCCGTCCCCTGGCCAGCAGGGCGCGACGGCCGTGGTGGTTGCCCTTCTCGTGGTGGTAGAAGGCGGCCGCCACCTGGACGAGACCGTGGAAGAGCTCTCGGGAAGCGCCCGTCTCCTTCTTCCAGAGGGCTTCGGTCCACTCGTGGCACTCGAAGAAGAGGCCGGCATTGAAGAGGATGGCGGCGACGCGGACCGCCTGCTCGGTGCCGCCGCTTCCGGCTTCCCGCCG is part of the Armatimonadota bacterium genome and encodes:
- a CDS encoding DUF309 domain-containing protein; protein product: MSYVELKHLLADLALDAIGDPARVSRVAVAAACAREASRGSDGSAPALTRGECLTRAAVLAAPLGSRPEPRDIGHLERAGLLEGDVDVVRLAARFAPYYEYAERQLSRLLDALAALRREAGSGGTEQAVRVAAILFNAGLFFECHEWTEALWKKETGASRELFHGLVQVAAAFYHHEKGNHHGRRALLARGRGRLASYPATYLGLELERFRKELAAWAEHFDGGPRPAAFPRLTSAPNTKGSSAGVTGLRWRG